One window of Flavobacteriales bacterium genomic DNA carries:
- a CDS encoding LTA synthase family protein gives MPNLRPLRVLLLRIGVIALVFSIQRLLFAQLNHDAFPAPPASAFLGGVRFDLSAIAWLYLPWVLTVLIAPAPKRTFATVQKVLFHLSNVFCFFLNSTDLEYFKFTLKRSTADLFGIATGGDDLANLAPVFLKDYWYVVLIFIGSLALAEAGYRLAGRRTNTEPAKPWWLWRVLAIGIVLLLSRGGLQYIPLGVLDASTYAPPAYMPLVLNTPFTFMTSIGKPMVQEKHFMAQEEADRLWPVIHHYGDTSVAATKPNVVVIVLESFSAAYSGRLNGTGQGYMPFLDSLMGQSLWCEHAYANGRRSIDGIPAVLASLPKMMAEAFIESPYAQQPISALPGLLGKEGYSSAFFHGGHNGTMGFDAFAKAAGFQRYVGRDQYPDEADDDGVWGIRDRPFLQFFAQELNKQQQPFLGCLFTLSSHHPYKLPEADAKHFAGGNLPIMPTLRYADDALRQFFATAQTMPWYRNTLFVITADHTADLLRNGETSGAAFDHWIPLLYFMPAAIRPEQHSRVTQQIDILPTVLDLVDYPKPFFAFGSSVLRQERMPAAVSENSATWLIIGDSCQLRSDGENILWSAGMNKAKPQAHDQQTLLPVLQAAIQQYNNRLLHHELVLKEK, from the coding sequence GTGCCAAACCTGCGTCCGCTCCGTGTTCTACTGCTCCGTATCGGGGTGATCGCCTTGGTGTTCAGTATCCAGCGGCTCCTCTTCGCCCAGCTGAACCACGATGCCTTCCCCGCTCCGCCGGCCTCCGCCTTCCTCGGAGGCGTGCGCTTCGACCTCAGTGCGATCGCATGGCTGTATCTGCCTTGGGTCCTTACTGTTCTTATCGCCCCGGCGCCCAAACGGACATTCGCCACGGTGCAGAAGGTTTTGTTCCACCTGAGCAATGTGTTCTGCTTTTTCCTGAACAGCACCGATCTGGAGTACTTCAAGTTCACCCTGAAGCGGAGCACGGCGGACCTCTTCGGCATCGCCACCGGCGGGGATGACCTGGCCAACCTCGCCCCGGTTTTCCTGAAGGATTACTGGTACGTGGTCCTGATCTTCATCGGCTCGTTGGCACTGGCGGAAGCCGGTTATCGCTTGGCGGGGCGCCGGACCAACACGGAGCCCGCAAAGCCTTGGTGGCTATGGCGTGTACTGGCCATCGGCATCGTGCTGCTCCTCTCCCGCGGTGGACTTCAGTACATCCCGCTCGGCGTGCTGGACGCGAGCACGTATGCGCCCCCGGCCTATATGCCGCTGGTGCTGAACACGCCGTTCACCTTCATGACGAGCATCGGGAAACCGATGGTGCAGGAAAAGCACTTCATGGCCCAGGAGGAGGCCGATCGCCTCTGGCCGGTCATTCACCATTACGGCGATACATCAGTTGCGGCGACGAAGCCGAACGTGGTGGTGATCGTTCTTGAAAGCTTCAGCGCGGCTTACAGCGGAAGGCTCAATGGCACGGGCCAAGGCTATATGCCTTTCCTGGATTCGCTCATGGGCCAAAGCCTCTGGTGTGAGCACGCGTATGCCAACGGCCGTCGCAGCATTGACGGCATCCCCGCGGTGTTGGCCTCCCTGCCGAAGATGATGGCCGAGGCCTTCATTGAATCGCCCTATGCGCAGCAGCCCATCAGCGCATTGCCCGGCTTGCTCGGGAAGGAAGGCTATTCCTCGGCTTTCTTCCACGGCGGGCATAACGGCACCATGGGCTTCGATGCCTTCGCCAAGGCCGCAGGGTTCCAGCGCTACGTGGGCCGCGATCAATACCCGGACGAGGCGGACGACGACGGGGTCTGGGGCATCCGGGACCGGCCCTTCCTCCAGTTTTTTGCCCAAGAGCTGAACAAGCAGCAGCAGCCCTTCCTGGGCTGTCTGTTCACGCTTTCCAGCCACCACCCCTACAAGCTGCCGGAGGCAGATGCGAAGCACTTCGCGGGCGGCAACCTCCCCATCATGCCCACGTTGCGCTATGCGGATGATGCCCTGCGGCAGTTCTTCGCCACGGCGCAAACGATGCCGTGGTACCGGAACACGCTCTTCGTGATCACCGCGGACCACACCGCCGACCTCCTGCGCAACGGGGAGACCAGCGGTGCCGCGTTCGACCATTGGATACCCCTGCTCTATTTCATGCCCGCTGCCATCCGGCCGGAACAGCACAGTCGGGTGACCCAGCAGATCGATATTCTCCCCACCGTGCTGGACCTGGTGGACTACCCCAAGCCCTTCTTCGCCTTCGGAAGCAGCGTCCTGCGGCAGGAGCGCATGCCCGCCGCCGTCAGCGAGAACAGCGCCACATGGCTGATCATCGGGGACAGTTGCCAACTGCGTTCGGACGGGGAGAATATCCTATGGTCAGCAGGAATGAATAAGGCGAAGCCCCAGGCCCATGACCAACAGACGCTGCTCCCGGTGCTCCAAGCCGCCATTCAGCAGTACAACAACCGCTTGCTGCACCACGAGCTTGTGCTCAAGGAAAAATGA
- the nth gene encoding endonuclease III yields MTKQEKAAFVARALNKLYPRPAIPLDHRDPYTLLVAVVLSAQCTDKKVNEIAPLLFAKAHTPKRMAALDVEEIREIIKPCGLSPAKSKGIHGLSKIIMEKHGGQVPNTFPELEALPSVGHKTASVVMSQAFGVPAFPVDTHIHRLAWRWGLSTGKNVEQTEADLKRLFPEDTWNVLHLQIIYFGREHCPAKGHDPLKCPICKEIGRRELFQ; encoded by the coding sequence ATGACCAAGCAAGAGAAAGCTGCGTTCGTCGCGAGGGCACTGAACAAGCTCTACCCACGGCCCGCGATCCCGCTGGACCATCGGGACCCGTACACGCTGCTGGTGGCGGTGGTGCTCAGCGCCCAATGCACCGACAAAAAGGTGAACGAGATCGCACCGCTCCTCTTCGCCAAGGCACACACCCCGAAGCGAATGGCAGCGCTGGACGTAGAGGAGATCCGCGAGATCATCAAGCCGTGCGGGCTTTCACCGGCCAAGAGCAAGGGGATACACGGGCTTTCGAAGATCATCATGGAGAAGCACGGCGGACAGGTGCCGAACACCTTCCCGGAGCTGGAGGCCTTGCCCAGCGTGGGCCACAAGACGGCCAGTGTGGTGATGTCGCAGGCCTTCGGTGTACCGGCCTTCCCCGTGGACACGCACATCCACCGGCTGGCTTGGCGCTGGGGATTGAGCACGGGCAAGAACGTGGAGCAGACCGAAGCGGACCTGAAACGTTTGTTCCCCGAGGATACATGGAACGTGCTTCACCTGCAGATCATCTACTTCGGGCGTGAGCATTGCCCGGCGAAGGGGCATGACCCGCTGAAGTGCCCCATTTGCAAGGAGATCGGGAGAAGGGAGCTTTTTCAGTGA
- a CDS encoding dehydrogenase E1 component subunit alpha/beta yields the protein MFLDTIEKKQLTFDRKKLDDAELLDIYERLLRPRLIEEKMLSMLRQGRISKWFSGIGQEAVAVGAALAMEPDEYILPMHRNLGTFTTRGVPMARLFSQFQGYSNGFTKGRDRSFHFGSQEYKMVGMISHLGPQLGVADGIALAHKLRQEKKCTLVFTGDGATSEGDFHESVNTAAVWDLPVIIVVENNGYGLSTPSSEQFKCRYISDKALGYGMESRVVAGNNILDVVHTIREVAESIRRRPRPILVECMTFRMRGHEEASGTKYVPKELMAEWAKKDPVINYENWLVEQGILSETVKDATHHAIKQEVAHAVETAFAEEAVKADLATELNDVYAKPIVLGDRSPARVEAPVEGKEMRFLDAIKDGLRESMIRHDNLVLMGQDIADYGGAFKVTDGLMAEFGKERVRNTPLCESAILGAGLGLSINGMKSMVEMQFADFVSEGMTQICNNLAKTHWRWGQNADVVVRMPTGAGSGAGPFHSQSNEAWFFKTPGLKVVYPAFPNDAKGLLCAAFEDPDPVMYFEHKNLYRSLHGNVREGWFTLPIGEAALLLEGTDLTIITYGMGVHWAIEALSAQPGISADLIDLRTLLPWDKERVLESVRKTGKALVLHEDTLTGGIGGEISATIMEECFTDLDAPVMRVASIDTPVPFSLALEAQFLPKARLKAALAKLAEY from the coding sequence ATGTTCCTCGATACCATTGAGAAGAAGCAGCTCACCTTCGACCGGAAGAAGCTCGACGACGCTGAATTGTTGGACATTTATGAGCGCCTGTTGCGCCCGCGCCTCATTGAGGAGAAGATGCTGAGCATGCTCCGGCAGGGGCGTATCAGCAAGTGGTTCAGCGGGATCGGGCAGGAGGCAGTGGCCGTGGGCGCCGCCTTGGCCATGGAGCCGGACGAGTACATCCTGCCAATGCACCGCAACCTCGGAACTTTCACCACGCGCGGTGTGCCCATGGCACGGCTCTTCAGCCAGTTCCAAGGCTACTCGAACGGCTTCACCAAGGGCCGGGACCGCAGCTTCCACTTCGGCTCACAGGAGTACAAGATGGTGGGCATGATCAGCCACCTAGGTCCCCAGCTCGGTGTGGCGGACGGTATCGCGCTGGCCCACAAGCTTCGCCAGGAGAAAAAATGCACCCTTGTCTTCACCGGCGACGGCGCCACCAGCGAAGGCGACTTCCACGAGAGCGTGAACACCGCCGCCGTGTGGGACCTTCCGGTGATCATCGTGGTGGAGAACAACGGCTACGGCCTCAGTACGCCCAGTAGCGAGCAGTTCAAGTGCCGGTATATCAGCGACAAGGCGCTCGGCTACGGCATGGAAAGCCGCGTGGTGGCCGGCAACAACATCCTGGATGTGGTACACACCATCCGCGAGGTGGCCGAAAGCATCCGCCGCCGTCCGCGCCCGATCCTGGTGGAGTGCATGACCTTCCGCATGCGCGGCCATGAGGAGGCCAGCGGCACCAAGTACGTGCCCAAGGAGCTGATGGCTGAATGGGCGAAGAAGGACCCCGTGATCAACTATGAGAACTGGCTGGTCGAACAAGGCATCCTGAGCGAGACCGTGAAGGACGCCACGCACCACGCCATCAAGCAGGAGGTGGCCCATGCGGTGGAAACGGCATTTGCGGAGGAAGCCGTGAAGGCGGACCTGGCGACGGAGTTGAACGATGTCTACGCGAAGCCGATCGTGCTGGGCGATCGTTCCCCGGCACGGGTGGAAGCGCCTGTGGAAGGGAAGGAGATGCGGTTCTTGGACGCGATCAAGGACGGCCTGCGCGAGAGCATGATCCGCCACGACAACCTCGTTCTGATGGGACAGGATATCGCCGATTATGGAGGTGCGTTCAAGGTCACCGACGGGCTGATGGCGGAGTTCGGCAAGGAGCGGGTGCGGAACACGCCCTTGTGCGAGAGCGCGATCCTGGGCGCCGGGCTAGGGCTCAGCATCAACGGCATGAAGAGCATGGTGGAGATGCAGTTCGCGGATTTCGTGAGCGAGGGCATGACGCAGATCTGCAACAACCTGGCGAAGACGCATTGGCGCTGGGGCCAGAACGCGGACGTTGTGGTGCGTATGCCCACCGGCGCAGGCTCCGGCGCGGGGCCGTTCCACAGCCAGAGCAACGAGGCCTGGTTCTTCAAAACACCGGGACTGAAAGTCGTTTATCCTGCTTTCCCGAACGATGCGAAGGGCCTGCTCTGCGCAGCTTTCGAGGATCCGGACCCGGTGATGTACTTCGAGCACAAAAACCTCTACCGCAGCTTGCACGGGAATGTGCGCGAAGGCTGGTTCACCTTGCCGATCGGCGAGGCGGCGCTGTTGCTCGAAGGCACGGACCTCACCATCATCACCTACGGCATGGGCGTGCATTGGGCCATCGAAGCGCTGAGCGCGCAACCGGGCATCAGTGCCGACCTGATCGACCTGCGCACACTGTTGCCATGGGACAAGGAGCGCGTGCTGGAAAGCGTGCGCAAGACCGGCAAGGCCTTGGTACTGCATGAGGATACGCTCACCGGCGGCATCGGTGGCGAGATCTCCGCGACGATCATGGAGGAATGCTTCACCGACCTGGACGCGCCCGTGATGCGCGTGGCGTCCATTGATACGCCGGTACCTTTCTCGCTTGCGCTGGAGGCGCAGTTCCTACCGAAGGCGCGTTTGAAAGCCGCACTGGCGAAGTTGGCGGAATACTAG
- a CDS encoding nucleotidyl transferase AbiEii/AbiGii toxin family protein produces the protein MITLAEIKKPYAQELHAHEGFLMREYLQYRVLGIIFSSPFAEKLVFLGGTCLRIVHGNRRFSEDIDFDNLGLTKPEFAQVGNLVKQELEREGYTVTAEMAGLSALRCRVRLPGLLFHHGLTGHKDQTVLIQLDTEPQGYAYEPEPWYLARWDVRQDIRCCPLPLLLSQKCHAILDRKRAKGRDFFDVSFLLGLNAEPDMRYLQEKTGLNTTQELADALLERCAQLDMEAMATDVEKFLFDANGRLGVTRFPQLIQQHWLRP, from the coding sequence ATGATCACGCTGGCTGAGATCAAGAAACCCTACGCACAGGAACTTCATGCCCACGAGGGATTCCTGATGCGTGAGTACCTGCAATACCGCGTTCTGGGCATCATTTTCTCATCCCCGTTCGCGGAGAAGTTGGTGTTCTTGGGCGGAACCTGCTTGCGCATCGTGCATGGGAACCGCCGCTTCAGTGAAGACATTGACTTCGACAATTTGGGGCTGACCAAGCCGGAATTCGCGCAGGTGGGCAACCTCGTCAAGCAGGAGTTGGAGCGGGAAGGCTATACCGTTACCGCTGAAATGGCCGGGCTGAGCGCGTTACGTTGCCGTGTGCGCTTACCGGGCCTGTTATTTCATCACGGCCTTACCGGGCACAAGGACCAGACGGTGTTGATCCAATTGGACACTGAACCGCAGGGTTACGCATACGAGCCGGAACCTTGGTATTTGGCACGGTGGGACGTACGGCAGGACATCCGCTGTTGCCCGTTGCCCCTGCTTTTGTCGCAGAAGTGCCATGCCATCCTCGATCGCAAGCGTGCCAAGGGACGCGATTTCTTCGATGTGAGCTTTCTGCTTGGCCTCAATGCGGAACCCGATATGCGCTACTTGCAGGAAAAGACAGGATTGAACACGACGCAAGAATTAGCCGATGCGCTTTTGGAACGATGTGCCCAGTTGGATATGGAAGCGATGGCCACCGATGTGGAGAAATTCCTTTTCGATGCGAATGGCCGCCTCGGCGTCACACGCTTCCCACAGCTCATCCAACAACATTGGCTCCGCCCATGA
- the uvrA gene encoding excinuclease ABC subunit UvrA, with product MPHRSPGIISVQGARVHNLKNISVDIPRGKLVVITGLSGSGKSSLAFDTLYAEGQRRYVVSLSSYARQFLGRLEKPDVDRITGISPAIAIEQKVMTSNPRSTVGTSTEVYDHLKLLFARVGHTFSPVTGREVKRDTIEDVVAGANAFPKDSTVLLLSPINLPEGRSLREHLDVLQQQGFARVHDGKEVQRIEDLLIAKDLSNGPWSLVLDRITVDPGNEETESRVADSAEAAFFEGQGACMLLGEDAKGKPLRRNFSDRFELDGITFEEPTPNLFSFNDPVGACPRCEGYGNIIGIDADLVIPDKTLSLYDDCVAPWRGEKLSEWKRDFIRDVAERDFPIHRPYRELNEAQQHLLWNGAKGVHGIDAFFQYCEQKSYKIQYRVLASRYRGKTSCTLCHGSRLKPETRHVKVAGHDITELVRLPITECLAFFKHIELSPADGKIAERLLKEIVNRLRYLDEVGVGYLSLDRRSNTLSGGETQRIDLATSLGSSLVGSMYILDEPSIGLHPRDTHRLIDVLKQLRDLGNTVIVVEHDEEVMRAADHIIDMGPEAGTHGGEVIFSGTHDQLMTSDGLTAKYLTGREKIARPKRRRPVKDRITVKGACENNLKDIDVAFPLNMLTVVTGVSGSGKTTLVKRILHPALRRELEGGGGERPGAFKELAGDIRRVEAVEMVDQHPIGRSSRSNPVTYVKAWDDIRQLFSEQEAAKMRGYKPAYFSFNVDGGRCEVCQGEGEVHIEMQFMADISLKCEACHGKRFKEEILDVKFHGKDVAELLDLTVDDALDFFQTHADKHTAVKRIVEKLMPLRETGLGYVKLGQSSSTLSGGEAQRIKLSSFLGKGHDAKATLFIFDEPTTGLHFHDIAKLLKALNALIENGHSVLVIEHNLEVIACADHLIDLGPEAGDAGGAIVFEGTPEALVASGVGHTAHFLKAVMGRD from the coding sequence TTGCCGCATCGCTCCCCCGGCATCATCAGCGTGCAGGGTGCCCGCGTCCACAACCTGAAGAACATCAGTGTGGACATCCCCCGAGGCAAGCTGGTGGTGATCACCGGCCTCAGCGGTAGCGGAAAAAGCTCCTTGGCCTTCGATACGCTCTATGCCGAGGGTCAGCGCCGCTATGTGGTAAGCCTCAGTAGCTACGCCCGGCAATTCCTCGGCCGTCTGGAAAAGCCGGACGTGGACCGCATCACCGGCATCAGCCCCGCCATCGCCATCGAGCAGAAGGTGATGACGAGCAACCCGCGCAGCACCGTGGGTACCAGTACCGAGGTCTACGACCACCTCAAACTGCTCTTCGCCCGCGTGGGCCACACCTTCAGCCCGGTCACCGGTCGCGAGGTGAAGCGCGACACCATCGAGGATGTGGTCGCCGGTGCCAACGCTTTCCCCAAGGACAGCACCGTACTGCTGTTGAGCCCGATCAACCTGCCGGAGGGGCGTTCGTTGCGCGAACATCTCGATGTATTGCAGCAGCAAGGCTTTGCGCGCGTCCACGATGGCAAGGAGGTGCAGCGGATCGAGGACCTGCTGATCGCGAAGGACCTTTCCAACGGACCGTGGAGCCTGGTGCTGGACCGCATCACCGTGGACCCCGGCAACGAGGAGACCGAAAGCCGTGTGGCGGACAGCGCCGAAGCCGCCTTCTTCGAGGGCCAAGGTGCATGCATGCTGTTGGGCGAGGACGCAAAGGGCAAGCCGCTGCGTCGCAACTTCAGCGACCGCTTCGAGCTGGACGGCATCACCTTCGAGGAACCCACACCGAACCTCTTCAGCTTCAATGACCCCGTGGGGGCCTGCCCGCGCTGCGAAGGCTATGGCAACATCATCGGCATCGATGCCGACCTGGTGATCCCCGACAAGACCCTTTCGCTGTATGACGATTGCGTGGCCCCGTGGCGCGGCGAAAAGCTGAGCGAATGGAAGCGTGACTTCATCCGCGACGTGGCGGAGCGTGACTTTCCCATCCACCGCCCCTACCGCGAGCTGAACGAGGCTCAACAACACTTGCTATGGAACGGTGCGAAGGGCGTACATGGCATTGACGCGTTCTTCCAGTACTGCGAGCAGAAGAGCTACAAGATCCAGTACCGGGTGCTGGCCAGCCGCTACCGCGGGAAGACCAGCTGTACGCTCTGCCACGGCAGCCGTCTCAAGCCCGAAACGCGGCACGTGAAGGTGGCCGGGCATGACATTACCGAGCTGGTGCGCCTGCCCATCACCGAATGCTTGGCCTTCTTCAAGCACATCGAACTCTCCCCCGCCGACGGCAAGATCGCGGAACGCCTGCTGAAGGAGATCGTCAACCGCCTGCGCTATTTGGATGAGGTGGGCGTGGGCTATCTCTCCTTGGACCGGCGTAGCAACACCCTCAGCGGCGGCGAGACCCAGCGCATCGACCTGGCCACATCGCTCGGAAGCAGCTTAGTGGGCAGCATGTACATCCTGGACGAACCCAGTATCGGCCTGCATCCGCGCGACACGCACCGGCTGATCGACGTGCTGAAGCAATTGCGCGACCTCGGCAACACCGTGATCGTGGTGGAGCACGACGAAGAGGTGATGCGCGCCGCGGACCACATCATCGACATGGGGCCGGAAGCAGGCACCCACGGTGGCGAAGTGATCTTCAGCGGCACGCACGACCAACTGATGACCAGCGATGGCCTCACCGCCAAGTACCTCACGGGGCGCGAGAAGATCGCACGGCCCAAGCGGAGGCGTCCGGTGAAGGACCGCATCACGGTGAAGGGTGCGTGCGAGAACAACCTGAAGGACATCGACGTGGCCTTTCCGCTGAACATGCTCACCGTGGTGACCGGCGTGAGCGGAAGCGGTAAGACGACCTTGGTGAAGCGCATCCTCCACCCCGCCCTGCGCCGCGAGCTGGAAGGCGGCGGCGGTGAGCGGCCCGGCGCGTTCAAGGAATTGGCCGGCGACATACGCCGGGTGGAGGCCGTGGAGATGGTGGACCAACATCCCATCGGTCGTTCCTCGCGCAGCAATCCGGTGACCTATGTAAAGGCGTGGGATGACATCCGCCAGCTCTTCAGCGAGCAGGAAGCCGCCAAGATGCGCGGCTACAAACCGGCCTACTTCAGCTTCAACGTGGACGGCGGCCGCTGTGAGGTCTGCCAAGGCGAGGGCGAGGTCCACATCGAGATGCAGTTCATGGCGGACATCAGCCTGAAGTGCGAAGCCTGCCATGGCAAACGGTTCAAGGAGGAGATCTTGGACGTGAAATTCCACGGCAAGGACGTCGCGGAGCTGCTGGACCTCACCGTGGACGACGCGCTGGACTTCTTCCAAACCCACGCGGACAAGCACACTGCCGTGAAGCGGATCGTGGAGAAGCTAATGCCCTTGCGGGAAACGGGCCTTGGCTATGTAAAGCTCGGCCAGAGCAGCAGCACACTTTCCGGCGGTGAGGCACAACGCATCAAGCTATCTTCTTTCCTCGGCAAAGGCCATGACGCCAAGGCCACGCTCTTCATCTTTGACGAGCCCACCACCGGCCTGCACTTCCACGACATCGCCAAACTGCTGAAGGCCTTGAACGCCTTGATCGAGAACGGCCACAGCGTGCTGGTGATCGAGCACAACCTGGAAGTGATCGCCTGCGCGGACCACCTGATCGACCTCGGTCCCGAGGCCGGGGATGCCGGGGGTGCGATCGTGTTTGAAGGGACTCCGGAGGCCTTGGTGGCGAGTGGTGTTGGGCATACCGCGCATTTTCTGAAGGCAGTGATGGGGCGGGATTAG
- a CDS encoding CPBP family intramembrane metalloprotease produces MKLDQEHKALIFTIAGFAVYLLLREYFAPIKEQLDKITQNGLANYILTYAILGTPIYIGAYIINPKLSIIRNLGLYHNPIKPFMIALLFSMPMFLGGFAFFKINGDFSVPNLIAGSIVIGIVEELFFRGFLFGQLFKYTRLGFISSIVLGAIVFASGHLYQSHDTVELIGIFSVTFMGAVLFAWLFVEWNYNLWIPIFLHALMNLSWHVFEMDPTALGGVLPNVFRGLTISLAIVFTIMYKRRRKLDLIITKNKLLRKTL; encoded by the coding sequence GTGAAATTGGATCAAGAACATAAAGCTCTGATCTTTACAATTGCTGGATTTGCAGTATATCTCTTGTTAAGAGAATATTTCGCTCCGATCAAAGAGCAGTTGGACAAGATCACTCAAAACGGACTTGCAAATTATATTCTGACATATGCTATTCTTGGAACTCCGATCTACATAGGAGCATATATCATAAATCCAAAGTTGAGCATTATAAGAAATTTAGGGCTGTATCATAATCCAATAAAACCGTTTATGATCGCATTGTTGTTTTCAATGCCTATGTTTTTAGGTGGATTTGCGTTTTTTAAAATTAACGGAGACTTCTCAGTTCCCAATTTGATCGCAGGGTCGATCGTGATCGGCATTGTTGAAGAACTATTTTTTCGGGGATTCCTGTTCGGGCAACTGTTCAAATACACAAGACTTGGTTTTATTTCTTCAATCGTTTTGGGAGCAATAGTTTTTGCATCCGGCCATTTGTATCAAAGCCATGATACAGTAGAATTGATAGGTATTTTTTCAGTCACATTTATGGGGGCTGTGCTGTTTGCTTGGTTATTCGTAGAATGGAACTATAATTTGTGGATACCTATATTTTTACACGCGCTAATGAATTTATCCTGGCATGTGTTTGAAATGGACCCGACCGCATTGGGCGGTGTATTGCCAAATGTTTTCAGGGGATTGACTATTTCATTGGCAATAGTATTCACCATAATGTATAAAAGAAGGCGAAAATTGGATCTGATAATAACAAAGAACAAATTATTAAGAAAAACACTTTAG
- a CDS encoding sigma-70 family RNA polymerase sigma factor: MLSKSLTDVELVHLYIEGDEAAFETLLLRHKRKVWSHIFLMVRNREITEDLFQEAFIKVVHHLKAGKYNEEGKFLPWVMRIAHNLVIDHFRRNKKMPMVRSNDDYDVFATHSQPDKNVEERIVNAQIDEDVRKLIDRLPPEQKEVVVMRTYLGMSFKEIAEHTDVSINTALGRMRYALINMRRLIKQHGMQLERA, translated from the coding sequence ATGCTGTCCAAGTCACTTACAGACGTCGAGCTCGTACACCTTTATATTGAGGGTGACGAAGCCGCATTTGAAACCCTGCTTCTTCGCCACAAGCGGAAAGTGTGGTCCCACATCTTCCTCATGGTGCGGAACCGGGAGATCACCGAGGATCTCTTCCAGGAGGCCTTCATCAAGGTGGTCCACCACCTGAAAGCGGGGAAATACAACGAAGAAGGCAAGTTCCTGCCCTGGGTGATGCGCATCGCGCACAACTTGGTGATCGACCATTTCCGGCGGAACAAGAAGATGCCCATGGTGCGGAGCAACGACGATTACGACGTCTTCGCCACGCATTCCCAGCCGGACAAGAACGTGGAGGAACGCATCGTGAACGCCCAGATCGACGAGGACGTGCGCAAGCTCATCGACAGGCTGCCTCCCGAGCAGAAGGAAGTGGTGGTGATGCGCACGTACTTGGGCATGAGCTTCAAGGAGATCGCCGAGCACACCGACGTGAGCATCAATACGGCCTTGGGGCGCATGCGCTACGCCCTGATCAATATGCGGAGACTGATCAAGCAGCACGGCATGCAGCTTGAAAGGGCCTGA
- a CDS encoding diacylglycerol kinase family lipid kinase: MKITVVINPRSGKKRAESLRGLAEQLGHEGGHELEFHTIAAPGDGKRFAEEAIATGMDRIISIGGDGTLNAVASGMVGSPLQLGIVPMGSGNGYARSLKLPRDPGEALRVAFNGKVRQMDVCYLNDQLFLGTAGIGFDARVAHAFDQSKGRGMWNYMRLIIKHILGAKPMHTVTKANNHTREDEVLMLVFCNTREFGNGAVISPGSLPDDGLTELRIVTKPPLLPMLTAFIRMYNGRIDGSPYVTNIVTDQAMVHQDGTLAHLDGEPVEIGQEVRFRLEAKRLWVVVG; this comes from the coding sequence ATGAAGATCACGGTGGTCATCAATCCCCGCTCGGGGAAGAAGCGCGCGGAAAGCCTGCGTGGCTTGGCCGAGCAACTGGGCCATGAGGGCGGACATGAGCTGGAATTCCACACCATTGCCGCGCCAGGCGATGGCAAGCGTTTCGCGGAGGAAGCCATTGCCACAGGTATGGACCGCATTATCTCCATCGGTGGCGACGGCACATTGAACGCGGTGGCCTCCGGCATGGTCGGTTCCCCGCTGCAGCTCGGCATCGTGCCCATGGGCTCCGGGAACGGCTATGCGCGCTCCTTGAAACTGCCTCGTGATCCCGGCGAAGCGCTACGCGTGGCCTTCAACGGTAAGGTGCGCCAGATGGACGTCTGCTACCTGAACGACCAACTGTTCTTAGGCACGGCAGGCATCGGCTTCGACGCCCGCGTGGCCCATGCTTTTGACCAAAGCAAGGGGCGCGGCATGTGGAACTACATGCGGCTCATCATCAAGCACATCCTCGGGGCCAAGCCCATGCACACGGTGACGAAGGCCAACAACCACACCCGCGAGGACGAAGTGCTGATGCTCGTGTTCTGCAACACCCGCGAGTTCGGCAACGGTGCCGTGATCAGCCCCGGCTCCCTGCCCGATGACGGCCTGACGGAATTGCGCATCGTCACCAAGCCGCCCCTGTTGCCGATGCTCACCGCCTTCATCCGCATGTACAACGGGCGGATCGACGGAAGCCCCTATGTCACCAACATCGTCACCGATCAGGCGATGGTACATCAGGATGGCACGCTCGCACATCTGGACGGCGAGCCGGTGGAGATCGGGCAGGAAGTGCGCTTCCGGTTGGAGGCGAAGCGGCTGTGGGTGGTGGTGGGTTGA